In the Streptomyces fradiae ATCC 10745 = DSM 40063 genome, CGCTCTCCTCGGCGATGACCGCGAGATGGGCGCCCTCGCCGGCCTCCACGATGAACAGCAGCCCGCCGTGGAACTCGGTCATGGAGTGCCGTACACCGCCCGTCCCGTCGCCGAACTCCACCGAGGCACCCTGGGAGAGGGCCTGGATGCCGGAGCAGATGGCCGCCAGCTGGTCGGCCTGGTCGAGCGTCATGTACTGGGTCCAGCACAGCTTGAGCCCGTCCCGGGACAGGACGAGCGCGTGGCGGGTGCCGGGCGTGCGCTCCAAGAGGTTGGTCAGCAGCCAGGTCAGGCTCGTGTCAGTGGTCTCCATGGTCGGTGGGGCGGGGTGCGACCGGTGACGGGTCACCCGGCCCGTACCTCCAATCCAACGAGGTGGGGCGATCGGTGCGGTGCGGGGGTGGTGGGCGGGTCGCCCGGTGGGCTACTCGTCCGGCGGAGCCTGGCGCGGCTCCTCGGGGCCGGGCGCTCCGCCGCTCCGGCCGCGGTGGAACGCGCCGAACCGGCTTCCGGCGTCGCGTGCCGGTCCCGGCTCCCGGCGCGGGGCGGGAGGCGTCTCGGCGGCCGGCCGCCGCCGGTCGCGCTCCGCCTCGGCCATGGTGCGGCCGGGGGCGCGCACCGGCAGGCCGCCCGGGGTGGCCGCGCCGCCTCCGCGGGCGCCGCCGGCCGGCCGGGCGGAGGGCGTGTCCGCGTCCGGCGTGCGGGTGCGTACCGGGAGCGGCTCCTCGGCGGCGCGGCTGGGTGCGGGCGCGGGGGCCGGCTCCTCGGCGGCGCGGCCCGGTGCGGGTGCGGAGACCGGCTTCTCGGCGGGGGCGGCCGGTGCGGCGGGTGCGGCCGGGGCGGCCGGAGCGGGCGCCGGGATGGGCGCGGGCGCGGTGCTCGGGCTCCGGTGGGGTCGCGCGGGGACGACCGGCTCGCGCTGCTGGGCCACCAGCTGGGGCGGCAGGAGGACGACGACACCGGTGCCGCCGCGCGACGAGGGGCGGTAGTTGACGCTGATGCCGTACTTGGCGGCGAGCCGTCCCACCACCGCCAGGCCGAGCCGGGTGCCCTGCAGCGAGGCCAGGTCGGTGACCCTGCCGGAGACCGCCTCCTCCGCGCGGCGCATGGCGGCGTCCGCCATCTTCAGGCCGCTGTCCTCGATGGTGACGACGAGGCCGGCGCTGCGTTCCTCCACGTAGACGTGGACCTCGTCGATGGGCGGCGAGAAGTTCGCCGCGTTGTCCATGAGTTCGGCCAGCAGGTGCATCACGCCCTCGGCGGCGAAGCCGGAGATGGCCGCCTTGCTGGAGTTGTGCAGGCGCACCCGCCGGTAGGCGGCGATGCGGCCGACGGCGCCGCGCAGGATGCTCTCCACGACGATCGGCTTGTTCCAGACGCGGCTGGAGCGGCCGCCCATGAGGAGGGCCAGCCGGTCGGTCATCAGGCCGAGCTGCGAGGTGCTGTGGTCCAGGCGCAGCAGGTCGCCGAAGATCTCCCCGCCGTGCCGGTCCTGCATGTCGCGCAGGTCGGCGAGCATGCTCACGGTCTTGGCCTGTACACGGCTGAGCGCCTTGGCGGACGCGGCCTCGGCGGCGGCCGAGCGGCGCTCGCTGTAGGCGAGTTCGCGGACGAACCACTCGGCGGCGGCGCGGAGCCGGGCGTCCTTGGGCCAGTCGAACCGGGTCAGGACGGTGTCGGCGGAGCTGCCCTGGCGCAGCAGCGAGACGGCGGCCGGCAGCGTCTCGGCGGTCAGGTGCTCGAGTTCGGTACCGCCCTCGGTGATCTCGGCCCGCAGCGCGCGCAGTTCGCCCTCGGCTTCGTCGGCGCGCCCCGAGACCGCGGCCAGCTCGGTGGCGAAGAGGTCCAGCAACCGGCGCTGGTGCGGGTCGGCGGGCGGGCTGACCCGTGCCAGGGCGTCGGCGGGCCGGGCGCCGCCCCTCACCTGCTGGGCCAGGCCCGGCAGGGTGGCGTTGACCAGCTGGGAGGCCTCCGCCGACTGCCGCGCCCAGTGGCTCCTGGCCGTCTCCAGCTCGTCGCCGAGCGAGGCGGCCTGCCGGCGGGCGCCGCGCAGCAGCCGGGCGGACACGGCGGCCAGGACGGCGATGCACACCCAGGCGACCGCCGCGGTGCCGGCGACCCAGCCCCGCGCCCCGGCGGGGGCGGCGGCGGTGACGACCGCGCCGCCCACGGCGGTGACGAGGAGCGCGGCGGGGAGCACGATCGGCGAGGAACGCGGCCCTCTCGCGCTCCGGCGCTGGCGGGGGCGAGCAGGCACTGGCATTCCGCGATCCCTCGGTCCTTTGAGAGCAGGAGTCCTGGTGACGACTGGGCGTCGCCGGTGATCCGGACGGTGGTCGAGCGCCGCTCGTCACCCGCCCGGATCATGCACGTGGCCTATGCTAACCATGGACGCGCTCCCCAAGTGCCCACCTTCCGCCCGGGATTGCCCCGCGGATGACGGATCACGGTGACAGTGGCGTGCGGGAGGGGGCCGGCAGGCGGCCATGACCGCTCCGAGGCGGCCCGAGGCCGGGGAGGAGCAGGCGACCGCGATCGTCGTCCGGAGGTGGGGCCGCGGCCCCCGCGCTCCGGCGCGCTTCGGCTGCCGGCGCGCTCCTGGCAGGGGGCCGCCGGTCCGGCGCTCCACCGCCCGCGATGTCGCTGTCAGCCGCCGGAGGACTGCCCCCGGTCCGGCGGTGCCTGGGACGCCCTCGCGGCCTCGGCCTCGGCCTTCGCGTCGCTCACCACGGCGGCGGCCCGCTTCGCCACCTCGTCGGCGGCCGCGGCGGCGTCGAGCGAGAGCGGTGTGCCCGGTTCCAGCTCCGCGGCCGCGTCCCCGTCCGGAGCGTCGTTCTCGGCCTCGGCGGCTGACTCCTCCGGTCGCGCGGCGGCGGAGCGGGGAAGCCCCATGGCCGACTGGTCGCCGAACGCGTGGGTGACGGCGCGCACCGCCTCGGTCAGCTCGCCCGGGATCACCCAGAACGTGTTGTTGTCGCTCTTCGCCAGGTGCGGCAGCGTCTCGAGGTACTTGTAGGCGAGGATCTTCGGGTCGGCGTTGTTGCGGTGGACCGCCTGGAAGACGCGCTCCACCGCCTTCGCCTCGCCGTCCGCCCGCAGGATCATGGCTTGCTGCGTGCCCTGTGCCTCCAGGATGTCCTTCTGCTTCGTCCCCTCCGCGGTGAGGATCTTGGCCTGCCGCTCCCCTTCGGCGTGCAGGATGGCCGCGCGCTTGTCGCGCTCCGCCCGCATCTGCTTCTCCATCGCCTCCTTGATGGTGTGCGGGGGGTCGATGGCCTTGATCTCGACGCGGTTGACCCGGATGCCCCACT is a window encoding:
- a CDS encoding roadblock/LC7 domain-containing protein yields the protein METTDTSLTWLLTNLLERTPGTRHALVLSRDGLKLCWTQYMTLDQADQLAAICSGIQALSQGASVEFGDGTGGVRHSMTEFHGGLLFIVEAGEGAHLAVIAEESADPGMVGHQMTELVEQIGDHLRAEPRTAAGRGAGA
- a CDS encoding sensor histidine kinase; the protein is MPVPARPRQRRSARGPRSSPIVLPAALLVTAVGGAVVTAAAPAGARGWVAGTAAVAWVCIAVLAAVSARLLRGARRQAASLGDELETARSHWARQSAEASQLVNATLPGLAQQVRGGARPADALARVSPPADPHQRRLLDLFATELAAVSGRADEAEGELRALRAEITEGGTELEHLTAETLPAAVSLLRQGSSADTVLTRFDWPKDARLRAAAEWFVRELAYSERRSAAAEAASAKALSRVQAKTVSMLADLRDMQDRHGGEIFGDLLRLDHSTSQLGLMTDRLALLMGGRSSRVWNKPIVVESILRGAVGRIAAYRRVRLHNSSKAAISGFAAEGVMHLLAELMDNAANFSPPIDEVHVYVEERSAGLVVTIEDSGLKMADAAMRRAEEAVSGRVTDLASLQGTRLGLAVVGRLAAKYGISVNYRPSSRGGTGVVVLLPPQLVAQQREPVVPARPHRSPSTAPAPIPAPAPAAPAAPAAPAAPAEKPVSAPAPGRAAEEPAPAPAPSRAAEEPLPVRTRTPDADTPSARPAGGARGGGAATPGGLPVRAPGRTMAEAERDRRRPAAETPPAPRREPGPARDAGSRFGAFHRGRSGGAPGPEEPRQAPPDE
- a CDS encoding SPFH domain-containing protein, giving the protein MDPVLIPTLVAAIVVVFLVAATVRIVPQARRYNVERFGRYRRTLQPGLNFVVPVADRVNTKLDVREQVYSSQPKPVITEDNLVVNIDTVLYYQITDPRAAAYEVADYLQAIDQLTVTTLRNVIGSMDLEETLTSREEINARLRAVLDDATGKWGIRVNRVEIKAIDPPHTIKEAMEKQMRAERDKRAAILHAEGERQAKILTAEGTKQKDILEAQGTQQAMILRADGEAKAVERVFQAVHRNNADPKILAYKYLETLPHLAKSDNNTFWVIPGELTEAVRAVTHAFGDQSAMGLPRSAAARPEESAAEAENDAPDGDAAAELEPGTPLSLDAAAAADEVAKRAAAVVSDAKAEAEAARASQAPPDRGQSSGG